One Ascaphus truei isolate aAscTru1 chromosome 22, aAscTru1.hap1, whole genome shotgun sequence DNA segment encodes these proteins:
- the TEKT3 gene encoding tektin-3, with protein sequence MELLGSTLTATYARPRPIPTGSLPAISTMASSYKNRFPHYTLNHSLNLPWRPSTYYKVASVTPTLEPLSKSTQGLNPAQIVPFPANRTALFTRYTHDDWYKSNNNSYRDSESSRRSAERLRADTSRLLQEKEQKTRKIQTDTSKNLGERVNDIAFWKSEINHEIDQMIAETNALSEIKRRLERALAETEGPLQVALECLYHREKRMSIDLVHDDVEKALLQEVECIRSCQERMRRHLEKTLAQLASNRAAQHELERDVSDKQTAYRIDDKCQNLRNTSDGIGYFRGVERVDATISVPESWAKFSDDNILRSQSERASSAKLRDDVEILLNVTSNEMWGHFNAVNVAFTNRISETADAKNKLQTHLAKTLQGIFQTEMSIEAIKKAIKDKSAPMKVAQTRLDERTRRPNVELCRDIAQMHLVSEVYEIDDTIQTLQQRLRDAEDTLQMLVHTKANLEHELSIKANTLFIDQEKCMGMRKSFPSTPRLVGYT encoded by the exons ATGGAGCTGTTAGGATCAACTTTAACGGCGACGTATGCTAGGCCGCGACCAATCCCTACCGGTTCTCTACCAGCCATCTCCACAATGGCATCAAGCTATAAGAACCGATTCCCTCACTATACGCTGAACCATAGCTTGAATCTTCCATGGAGACCTAGCACCTACTATAAGGTGGCATCTGTAACGCCCACACTGGAGCCACTCTCAAAGAGCACCCAAGGCCTCAACCCGGCCCAGATCGTTCCCTTCCCAGCCAACCGAACAGCACTTTTTACCAGATACACGCATGATGACTGGTACAAATCCAATAATAATAGCTACAGAGACTCGGAGTCTTCCAGGCGTAGCGCGGAGCGTCTGCGTGCCGACACCAGCCGCCTACTTCAAGAGAAGGAGCAGAAGACGAGAAAGATCCAGACGGACACCAGTAAGAATTTAGGGGAACGGGTCAACGACATTGCATTTTGGAAATCGGAGATCAATCATGAAATCGACCAGATGATCGCCGAGACAAACGCCCTCTCTGAGATCAAGAGGCGATTGGAAAGGGCGTTGGCCGAAACGGAAGGGCCACTGCAG GTTGCCCTGGAATGTCTGTATCACCGGGAGAAGAGAATGTCCATAGACCTTGTACACGACGATGTGGAGAAAGCGCTCCTCCAG GAGGTGGAATGCATCAGGTCCTGCCAGGAAAGGATGAGGCGACACCTGGAGAAGACCTTGGCCCAGCTTGC GTCTAACAGAGCAGCCCAGCATGAGCTGGAGAGAGACGTCAGCGACAAGCAAACCGCCTACCGTATCGATGACAAGTGCCAGAATCTCCGGAATACCTCCGACGGCATTGGTTACTTCCGAGGAGTGGAACGCGTCGACGCAAC TATCTCCGTCCCCGAGTCCTGGGCCAAGTTTAGCGATGATAACATCCTGAGGTCCCAGAGCGAGCGGGCGTCGTCGGCCAAGCTGCGGGACGACGTGGAGATCCTGCTGAACGTCACCTCCAACGAGATGTGGGGCCACTTCAACGCGGTCAACGTTGCGTTCACCAACCGCATCTCCGAGACCGCCGACGCCAAGAACAAGCTGCAGACCCACCTCGCCAAG ACGCTCCAAGGAATCTTCCAGACAGAGATGAGCATAGAAGCCATCAAGAAAGCCATCAAGGACAAAAGCGCCCCCATGAAGGTGGCGCAGACCCGGCTTGATGAACGCACAAGGCGACCCAACGTGGAGCTGTGCCGGGACATTGCTCAAATGCA CCTCGTCTCAGAAGTGTACGAAATCGATGACACCATCCAAACCTTGCAACAACGTCTCCGAGATGCCGAGGACACCCTGCAGATGCTGGTCCACACCAAGGCCAACCTGGAGCACGAGCTCTCCATCAAGGCCAACACTCTCTTCATCGACCAGGAGAAGTGCATGGGCATGAGGAAGAGTTTCCCCAGCACGCCGCGGCTGGTGGGCTACACATAA